The following are from one region of the Treponema denticola genome:
- a CDS encoding ABC transporter ATP-binding protein, translating to MLKTVRAFLALMQNQKKEIIFSVVLSFIDGFFIMIPFIIAFKIVNAVPLFNPAASGTLDVRTMYRYIGIMAAAVFIRIVLRYFTLYFRGGAGYKAMCRERKNLGTRLRKVSLGFLNEKNTGDLVSTITSDAAFLEIEGMVVIEKIAVGIPVFAIGLTVLLVFDYRIFLLTVFLFIPVWYMYRKLSTLQDKLKINRQDFIGKVTADIVEFINGIHVLKIYNMAEKRFSKTAEVVKNLRDFSVRAELAHIPVVSLFQFCLRLVTAGIVFSSALLFLRGTLSFAQIFLLMTASFSLFSGIEAMGIFSIFSKMTQQSIDRMNAIKAVPEMQNLSGNLLLDPQKQHAFDIQFEDVSFAYTEREVLHNISFSVPEKTVTALAGLSGSGKTTIVNLLARFWDIQKGQISIGGTDIKELNYENLLHNISFVFQDVFLFNDTILNNIKLGREDASLEEVYQAAERAGCTDFIMQSEKGYDTVIGEAGLRLSGGEKQRISIARAFLKNAPIVLLDEVTANVDSENEAKIQAALQELLKDKTVIMIAHKLTSLRNAGQILVLENGHIVQCGRHEELIKEEGLYRKLWEDSKN from the coding sequence ATGCTAAAAACGGTGCGGGCTTTTTTGGCCCTTATGCAAAATCAAAAAAAGGAAATTATTTTTTCCGTTGTCTTAAGCTTTATCGACGGCTTTTTTATTATGATACCTTTTATCATCGCCTTTAAAATCGTAAACGCCGTACCGCTTTTTAATCCCGCCGCTTCGGGAACGCTTGATGTCCGTACTATGTACCGGTACATCGGCATTATGGCGGCAGCGGTGTTTATCAGAATTGTACTGCGTTACTTTACGCTCTATTTCCGCGGCGGGGCAGGTTATAAGGCAATGTGCCGCGAGCGTAAAAACTTAGGGACACGATTACGCAAGGTATCGCTCGGCTTTCTCAATGAAAAAAACACGGGCGACTTGGTTTCGACCATTACTTCCGATGCGGCGTTTTTGGAAATTGAAGGCATGGTCGTTATCGAAAAAATCGCCGTGGGCATTCCTGTTTTTGCTATCGGACTTACTGTCTTGCTTGTCTTCGATTACCGCATCTTTTTGCTCACCGTTTTTTTGTTTATTCCGGTATGGTACATGTACAGAAAATTATCTACATTGCAAGACAAGTTAAAAATAAACCGGCAGGACTTTATCGGAAAAGTTACCGCCGATATTGTTGAATTTATCAACGGGATCCATGTGCTTAAAATATACAACATGGCGGAAAAGCGGTTTTCAAAAACGGCTGAAGTGGTAAAGAATTTACGGGATTTTTCTGTCCGCGCGGAACTCGCTCATATTCCTGTCGTCTCTCTTTTTCAGTTTTGCTTACGGCTTGTTACGGCGGGAATAGTTTTTTCTTCCGCCCTGCTTTTTTTACGGGGAACACTTTCTTTTGCACAAATCTTTTTGCTGATGACCGCCTCTTTCAGTTTATTCAGCGGTATTGAAGCGATGGGGATTTTCAGTATCTTTTCTAAAATGACTCAGCAGTCAATCGACCGTATGAATGCCATCAAAGCGGTTCCGGAAATGCAAAACCTTTCAGGGAATCTGCTGCTCGATCCTCAAAAACAGCACGCATTCGATATTCAATTTGAAGATGTTTCTTTTGCCTACACCGAAAGAGAGGTGCTGCACAATATCAGCTTTTCAGTTCCCGAAAAAACGGTAACCGCTCTTGCAGGTCTTTCGGGAAGCGGCAAGACGACTATTGTGAATCTGCTTGCCCGTTTTTGGGATATACAGAAGGGGCAAATCAGTATCGGCGGCACCGATATTAAAGAACTCAATTACGAAAACCTTTTGCACAATATCAGCTTTGTGTTTCAGGATGTATTTTTGTTTAACGACACGATATTAAATAATATCAAACTCGGCCGGGAAGACGCTTCTTTGGAGGAAGTGTATCAGGCGGCTGAGCGTGCGGGCTGCACCGATTTTATTATGCAAAGTGAAAAGGGCTACGACACGGTTATCGGAGAGGCGGGCTTGCGGCTTTCGGGCGGAGAAAAACAGCGCATTTCGATTGCCCGTGCTTTTCTTAAAAATGCTCCGATTGTACTATTGGACGAGGTTACCGCCAATGTCGATTCCGAAAACGAAGCCAAAATACAAGCAGCCTTACAGGAATTGCTCAAAGATAAAACCGTCATCATGATTGCCCACAAGCTGACAAGTCTCCGCAACGCCGGCCAAATTCTTGTTCTCGAAAACGGGCACATTGTTCAGTGCGGCAGGCATGAGGAGCTGATAAAAGAAGAAGGTTTATATAGAAAATTGTGGGAAGATTCCAAGAACTGA
- a CDS encoding helix-turn-helix domain-containing protein, producing MQKSYYAFLNHTNSDIVKKDNPYPHFKTYAFSSEIGKGYSAIYDVGSYAHICIADHLYYEDFKYTVPSDEGIYLQQYDSIASDKKYPAGRVYAGMQYIQHYTKVKAIQYVIKKETPACIIGLQLNPEYYGAYLKNTFGITEENFCTKISLLPKENYIPEISFILNQIRKFSGTEASAKLFFKSKVDEIAALLLRRTENVQKTEHSVFSADHAAIMQTIEFINKNLHKRLPLETLAKMSYMSPSKFKYVFKAVTGFPLTDYLVNKKMEKACSLLLNTNMYVANIAQSLGYRSTGYFSGCFEKYTGMLPNEYRKR from the coding sequence ATGCAAAAAAGTTATTACGCTTTTTTAAACCATACTAATTCTGATATCGTAAAAAAAGATAATCCGTATCCGCATTTTAAAACCTATGCATTTTCTTCCGAAATAGGAAAAGGCTATTCTGCTATTTATGATGTAGGCTCTTATGCACATATTTGTATTGCCGATCATCTTTACTATGAGGATTTTAAATATACGGTACCATCGGATGAAGGTATTTATCTTCAGCAATATGATTCTATTGCCTCCGACAAAAAATATCCTGCAGGAAGGGTATATGCCGGAATGCAATACATTCAACATTACACTAAAGTCAAAGCTATTCAGTATGTTATAAAAAAGGAAACCCCTGCATGTATTATCGGGCTTCAATTAAACCCTGAATATTACGGTGCATATTTAAAAAACACTTTCGGCATTACGGAAGAAAATTTTTGCACAAAAATTTCTCTTTTGCCGAAAGAAAACTATATTCCTGAAATTTCTTTTATATTGAATCAGATACGGAAATTCTCGGGAACCGAAGCGAGTGCAAAACTTTTTTTTAAAAGTAAAGTTGATGAAATAGCCGCCCTTCTTTTACGAAGAACCGAAAACGTACAAAAAACGGAACACTCCGTTTTTTCAGCCGATCATGCAGCTATTATGCAAACGATTGAGTTCATAAATAAAAACTTACACAAAAGACTTCCGCTTGAAACGCTTGCAAAAATGTCGTATATGAGTCCTTCAAAATTTAAATATGTTTTTAAAGCCGTTACCGGTTTCCCGCTTACCGATTATCTTGTTAATAAAAAAATGGAAAAAGCCTGCTCTCTGCTTTTAAATACTAATATGTATGTTGCAAACATCGCCCAAAGCCTCGGCTACCGCAGCACCGGCTATTTTTCCGGCTGCTTTGAAAAGTACACAGGTATGCTTCCAAATGAATATAGAAAGAGGTGA